The Pirellulales bacterium genomic sequence GTCGTGCAGATCTCGCCGTAGAACTCCTCGCTAGTGTTCAGGTTGTGATTTACCTTGTCGACACCACAGTCTTTCAGCTGTTGCGCTTGCTCGGGTGTAAGCAGCCCCAGGCATGCGCATATCTGTAGGCCATACTTCTGTTTGATTTCTGGCACAATCTGGGTGACGGCCGCCATCTCGCGCTCGTTGGGACTACGCGCCGAAATGACAATGCAATAGGTTTTGGCACCGCGCTCGGCCGCCATCGCCGCGCCGTCGAGCAGTTTGTCGCGGCGCAAAATGTTGTATCGCGGTATCTCCGCATCAGAAACCTTCGACTGCGAGCAATACGAGCAATCTTCGGGGCAGAGACCGCTTTTGGCATTCATCAGGAAATAAAGCTGTACGGTCTTGCCGAACCAGCGCTTGCGCAGGCGATACCCGGCCGCGACACAGTCGAGCAAGTCGTCGTCGTCGCAATGCACGATGGATAGCGCCTCGTCCTCTGTGATCGAATGCCCCTGCAAAACGCGGTCGGCCAGTTGATGCCATCGGCTTAAGTTAGCAGTGGCAGGCTGTGGGGCGAGATCAAGCATCAAAGACTCCTGAAAACCGTGGCGACGGAAGTTCTCTCGGCAAAAGTAGCTTGGGAATAAAATCTTCTGGCGGCGTTCAGCCCGGGGCAATTCCGCCTGTCATTGCCCGCTTACGATGTAGCGTCGCCGTAGAACGCGCAACTTCCGTAAAGAGCGATGTAAGTATCGCCGAGAAACCGGATTTCACAAGCCATTCTGGCCTCAAGGGGCGGGCCTTGCCGATAGCTGGTAAAACGCATCGGCTTGGCACGCGGCCCGAAGTGACCCACAATAGATATTAGGGAAGGTGGTGAGCCCTCCAGGGTGGCCACGCTTTTCAATCAAGGAAAGGCAGCCTGTCGATGGGTCGATTGCATTTAGTACGTGTGGGGGCGATGGGCGCAGTCGGCCGATTCGCCGCAGCCGACGCGGCACTATATCCGCGCAGCGGCCGGGTGATCGTCCGTACGGCGCGCGGGCTGGAAATTGGCGAGGTGCTGGCTCAGCCCGACGACGTAGGCACGTCCGCTGAAAACGACGGCACGATCCTCCGCGCCATGTCGATCGAAGATCGACTGCTGGAATCGCGACTGGCGAAGAATTGCCATGCCGCTTACGAGGCCTGTACCAGCCGTTTACAGGAGATGGGACTGTCGGCCTGTCTGATGGATGTCGAGCACCTCTTCGACGGCCACACGTTAATCTTCTACTTTATTGGGGCCGTCGATCCGGAAGTCGAGCGAATGACCGATGAGCTCGCCGAGATCTACGAGGCCAAGGTGCAGTTCCGTGCATTTGCCGAAACAGTCACCACAGGCTGTGGGCCCGGCTGCGGTACGGAAGACGCACAGGGCTCCGGCTGCGGAAGTTGCTCTACAGGCTGTGCGGTGGCGAGCGCATGCTCGACGCGCCGACACTAAACGCTTGCTTCCTATTCTGCTGACGTAGTGGTCGGACCCCGTGGACCTTCCTTCGTGCCCTGTTACAGATTCTTGCGCGAGACGCGAACCAAGTCGCGCAGGTAGCGCCTGCTGAGTGGCCTGTTATGCGCGGCGGACCATGACGATCGACGTGCTGGCGTAGCCGTTAGCCGCGGCGGGCGCCCATGTAGTCCTTGGCATTATGCACGTAGTGCAGCGCCGCCATGTGGTTTCCCTGGATTTCTGCCTCGGTCAGTTCACGCTTCACTTTGCCGGGCAGACCCATCACCAACGAATTCGGTGGAACTTCGCTTCCTTCGGTTACGACCGCGCCGACACCGATAATGGAGTTGGCACCTATTTTTGCGCGGTTCATGACCACCGAATGCATACCGATCAGAACATTGTCGCCAATCTCGGCTCCATGCACGATCGCCGTGTGCCCCACGGTCACGTCATTGCCAATGGTGCAAGGCACGCCCGGATCGGCGTGAATCACCGCGTTGTCCTGAATATTCGATCCACGCCCGATGCGAATGGCTGCGCAGTCACCCCGCAGCACGGCGTTGAACCAGACGCTCGATTCTTCGCCAATCGTCACGTCGCCAGCAATTCGCACTCCTTCGGCCAGGTATACGCTCGGGTGGATCTGATCGGGTCGAAAGCGAGCGATGTCTGACATCGGGGGCCTCTGCGATTTTGGGACCGGTACGGCGACAAGAATACCGCGAACGATGCGAAATCGCTACCGGCGACCCCATCGCTCTCCGTCGATCAATTCGCCACTGATCGCGCCGCGTGGGCTACTGCGGCTTGTCGCTTGAACGGTGCGGAAGAAATCCGGCAATGAGTTGCGCCACGATTGCGAATCCGCCCAGGCAACCGCCACAGAGAACGCCACCGAAGGCACCCAGAACCACCGCCGCTCCGATAGGCTCGATTTCGTGCCAGAGGACTAGGCGACGGAAAAGGTCCGGCCCAACGAATCCGGCGGTCAAACCAAACAGTCCCCCCAAGATCATTCCCAGGAGTGCCGTGCCGATTACCGTCAACATGACCGAAATCGCCGTGAGCGGACGCTTGGACACATTGT encodes the following:
- the bioB gene encoding biotin synthase BioB, translating into MLDLAPQPATANLSRWHQLADRVLQGHSITEDEALSIVHCDDDDLLDCVAAGYRLRKRWFGKTVQLYFLMNAKSGLCPEDCSYCSQSKVSDAEIPRYNILRRDKLLDGAAMAAERGAKTYCIVISARSPNEREMAAVTQIVPEIKQKYGLQICACLGLLTPEQAQQLKDCGVDKVNHNLNTSEEFYGEICTTHSYADRVATLQAVRATGMELCSGGIIGMGEQDVDVVRMALELRALGVESIPVNFLNPIDGTPLANRRQLTPRYCLKVLAMFRFVNPARELRIAGGREMHLGSLQPLGLYLANSIFVGDYLTTKGQAPEADYRMITEMGFEITKGEEAAHRAC
- a CDS encoding PSP1 C-terminal domain-containing protein, whose product is MGRLHLVRVGAMGAVGRFAAADAALYPRSGRVIVRTARGLEIGEVLAQPDDVGTSAENDGTILRAMSIEDRLLESRLAKNCHAAYEACTSRLQEMGLSACLMDVEHLFDGHTLIFYFIGAVDPEVERMTDELAEIYEAKVQFRAFAETVTTGCGPGCGTEDAQGSGCGSCSTGCAVASACSTRRH
- a CDS encoding gamma carbonic anhydrase family protein, with the protein product MSDIARFRPDQIHPSVYLAEGVRIAGDVTIGEESSVWFNAVLRGDCAAIRIGRGSNIQDNAVIHADPGVPCTIGNDVTVGHTAIVHGAEIGDNVLIGMHSVVMNRAKIGANSIIGVGAVVTEGSEVPPNSLVMGLPGKVKRELTEAEIQGNHMAALHYVHNAKDYMGARRG